The window ATGAAATATAAAGCCAGAGggatttttttacaacctggtAACCCCAAATATGGTCTTATTTATGGCTGATAATAGAGCTATAACGCATAAATAAGTGATCTCTTAACCATTGATAAAGCCGGTAGTGACAGTTTATAAGTACTTTATAAAGGGCGCATTATTAGAATAGTAGAAACAGAGTTTTTTTCCTGTCAAAGCAGATTCACTCATTTCATCAACAGTAGAGCTCTCATGCAGTCTTCTGTTTTGAAGCTTAAGGGCTGAACTTGGGTGATGCAGACTGCATCTTCTTTGCAGAGGCAAAGAGTTTATTATTCTATTCTGAAAAAATAGATAATAAGATATTATTAGATATAAATTTTGATTTGCATCCAGACAGACACAAGATCAGCTCAAGACACATGATTTTATCTTCAAGAATTTCTAAAGCAGAGTGACGTGTCACAGTGAAGACATGcaagaagctgctgctgctgtgcacaCACCTGTTATGAGCCAGTAAACCAGGAGACAGTTGACACCTCAACTAAACATTTACAGGAAAATTGTTGGTAGACACTTAAGGATCACAGTGTCTAGCTGCCACTGAACGTTTATCAAGAGAAAAATATGTATAATGGTAACAATTTAATGATTCAATGAAAAAAGTGACACCTGCATACTGactgttaaaatcattttagaAAACATTGTCTATTTTAGGAAAATGTGATGCAATGCACACATGACTTTTTTCATTGATGTAGTGCTTTAAATAGCCTTGCACCTATGTGATAGCTGTATAATTTCATCCCTTTAACAATTTAAGTAGAGCCACAGTATTACTGTGTAAGCTAATCAGTTATTTTATATGCCCTACACTATCCACATTGTAAAACAATTTCTCTGATAAGATGACGATGCTTTCATGGACATCCTACTAGCCAGTTTTTGACTGTATTTGCAAATTGCAGTGTCACATGAAGATTAGTGACAGTGTCTATGCGGGGGAGAGAAGGCAATGCACAAGTAAAAGAGATAAATGTACTCACACTTGCAAACATGAGCTTGAGAGACATTTTGGAGTTTTAAGTATTGTTTCTCAACCCCACAGTGATTGATACAGATAtaagatagatggatagatactGTAGGTCAGCTTGGGGTTACAGTGTAAAGCGTGGAGACGGTCCGATagtaaacaggaagtgtttgtTTCCACAGGGGCAGAGGTCACGTTGCCATCAACCTGTTGTTATGGGAACAGATGTTTCCAAAAACATTCCACAGTCTTTTCTCTCAGTGGAACAGGctggtgaacacacacaccaaactttacttactgaggaggaaagaaaggcaGAGTAATTGATTCATTGAGAAGAAAACTGTGGGCAGAGCATCACAGCAGGAAACAACAGGGGCAGAGATACGCTTGAAGAGGGGTTTCACTAACATTTTTGAGACGCGATGGTCCCAGGGgcttccaaacacacacacctactgcttcagcagtaaatacatttatataataaataaatatcctCAACAACATTGCTTAATTTAAAAAGTGACCTTTGGGAATGACACAGTTTTAGTGAAGAGATCTGCCAGGAAACAGTTGCTCTTCTGAATATGTTTGACTAACCTTCCTCTATGCCAGACATTCtcttaaaatctttttaatcCCCTCAACATTCaggtttttctcctttttagcTTTGAGGTTGATAAAGTCACATTTTCCCACTCTGTCTGACAGTATCATACATTCTGTATCAGCTTGTTTCAGTTCTTTATTGAAGCTATATGATGTTTCTGTGACACCCCCTATGTAGCATTTATAAGCATTATATAGCCTGAACatcaaataaattgtttataacacactatagtTGTAAGCAGATGTAAGGACATTTAAGTGTTTATCAGTGTGCagtcaacaattataacttttcctatgaagacatattccATTATccattattacaactgtgttttactatgttgtcattcattttttgttaacACAGTAGCCTCCACTTACAGGTGcacacaggaggagttatagctGTTGACAACTGCATGAATACACTGCTTACActacattatattgtattataaaccatttattaactgtttatatactgcttataaatgcaaAATTGGGGGACTTAGAGTAAATTGTTACTAATATTTCccctgagtgaaatattcagagCCAAGACTCCATATTTTTTATGGCAGCACCATgacatcaaatggaaatattctagatgtgaatcatttttaaacatatatcCCCCAAATTAAACCATTGACAACTTTGGAAACTTTGGCATCCCTGAAAAAATTTTAGCTAAAGTTGGTTTTAGCAAATTTTGGCTGCACAGCCTGGGTTTGTACTGACTGACCCACACCAGGTCAGTGAGATTGAAGAGGTTAAGTTACTCCTAAATGTCACAGTATGTGTATAAAGAGCTTGTGACACAATTAAGATTTAGTTACATTACCTCAAACATAATTCCCAACATAACCTCAACCTGAAAAGAGGTCTGATCAGTCAGAATAACTCAAAGCACTCAGAAGCTTTCTGTGCCTGTTATGGCCACTGGGGGTTGTTCATGGATTTCCACACATGGCAATGGTTTGGCTACTGTAGgtgtaaagagaaaaaaagataagaatttgcatattgtgtctGAGTACGAGTCACATAGGAGGCAGAGTCCACAGAATAGGACAACCTTTCAAAGGGATTCGTTGCACTGTGGACACAGGTAGTGCACATTTCATCATGATTCTCTACAGAATAGATCAAGCGCTCATCTCTCTGCTTGTTATCGTGATGACAGGGGCAGAGGTGCAGGAAAACTTCTCACCCGAATGTAAACGGTTCCTGTACATGGGCACAGTACCTCGAGGGATTGAGGATCAGCCGTTTAAAAAGATTTGCCAGTTTTACGAAGGCAAACCCCGATTTGTCACTTTGTATGACACCATCAACCGCATTCCTGTTTATTCTGCATACACCTTCAAACGCTCGGATGGCTCCAGGAAGGTCGATGTGCCTTGGATGTATGAACCACAGGTAGGACTGGTTGTTGGATTTACTTTCTTTCACtcctgaaatttaaaaaaagcatctaGTGTTTATGGGAAGGACTTTTGAAAAGATCCTTTGGCAACTATTCTATGGTATGAACAGTTATTTGTTCATTTCCTGCAGCTCTTCACGTTGTCTGGGTCTCGAGAGATGCAGCAATTCCCTTCAGAAAATGTTCCTAACAGTTTTGGGGATGCTCAGGCCCTGCTGGACGACTACTCTGACACTGTGATCTTTGAACGAGGACAGCTGAATCCAGAAGAGCACCAGGCCCAACCTGCTGACAAAGCAGCCACCTACACTCTGACAAATGTAGTCCCTCAGGTTCGAGACTTCAGCATCGGTCCCTGGAAAGAATACCAGCACACCATCCGCAGACGGCTAAACAACTACTGTCGAGGCACAGCCTATGTGATCACCGGGGTCACCACCTCAGGGCACACAATCCGCCGCCATAACGTCAACCGCCTGGGCATCCCCACCTACTTCTGGTCAGCCTACTGTTGCATCGATTTTGACCACAATGCTCCGTACGCTGAGCGCTCAAAGCTTCCTGCGTTTGCATCTAATGGGCTCAACGACAGAGAGAATAATAAGGTTCAAGAGATGACGgtccagcagctggaggagtTCCTGAAGAGGGTAACTTATGTTGGCAGCTCTTTCCAGATCTTCTATGACAACTGTATGCCTCCTAATAGTGATAGCAGTGCCCTGCACACGtcttaaaaaaatctgatttagtAACTTGATATTGACACCAATAATTAAAAACCTAATAAAATTTCTAATCCAATTTAGTTTTTCATAAAATGTCTCTGTGGcattacaaaataatctcaGTTGAAAGATCCACTTACTACCTTTTCTGAGCTCTGATTACTGAAGAAGAACACCATGTGGTTGACAGCTTTGAAAAGCTAGTAAATGGACcattgattattttgttacacAAGTCGCTCCCAAAGGTCATgttcaaatcagatttttttaaaatgatatatcCTGTTTGTAaccaaatttaaatttaaaaatctgttcaaaggcctttatttatttaccatatATTATTTTCCTATATAACCtattaattatcatttaaattatgtttgaCTGTACATAAAAAGTCACCATGAGAAAGCTATAGCCTACATGGTTATGCCCTTCATTCAATTTCACTTTATCTTCAGTGAAGAGCTTATCCACTGTGGCTTAATGCCTGAGAACTACACCTGCCTCTGTAGgccttttgttcagcacagacAGATTACATCAATGGTTTTACATTTTGCTACACAGACGCTCAACTGTAGCACTACATTGCTCCTCTCTTACTAAAACCCAGACTACAAATCCAGGACAAACTGGGCCAATATCCCAATTCAtatctttcagttttttgaTCATATACATTTCAAGAATATTCCAATATAC is drawn from Thunnus thynnus chromosome 5, fThuThy2.1, whole genome shotgun sequence and contains these coding sequences:
- the LOC137183341 gene encoding endonuclease domain-containing 1 protein-like translates to MILYRIDQALISLLVIVMTGAEVQENFSPECKRFLYMGTVPRGIEDQPFKKICQFYEGKPRFVTLYDTINRIPVYSAYTFKRSDGSRKVDVPWMYEPQLFTLSGSREMQQFPSENVPNSFGDAQALLDDYSDTVIFERGQLNPEEHQAQPADKAATYTLTNVVPQVRDFSIGPWKEYQHTIRRRLNNYCRGTAYVITGVTTSGHTIRRHNVNRLGIPTYFWSAYCCIDFDHNAPYAERSKLPAFASNGLNDRENNKVQEMTVQQLEEFLKRVTYVGSSFQIFYDNCMPPNSDSSALHTS